In Pseudomonas fluorescens, the following are encoded in one genomic region:
- a CDS encoding NAD(P)H-binding protein: MKNAETPVVKVVLYGAMSSLGSALMAEMLRRQHEVIAILDDLNALTPRPGLRTKTGDLFDAQRVKQSVAGSSVVICLLDAPGLPFNSEHVEKTIVPGPVEQVLAVDALIDGMQAANIARLFLVGDFDVLDDPETEDSLQRHAAEEIREALQSSPLKWTLVNEPRGVPGLTIEHFAQIGGNLEPGLAEPLVRLARTAVGIADELHLNLHIREHVNFIATDS; this comes from the coding sequence ATGAAAAATGCCGAAACCCCCGTCGTGAAAGTAGTGCTTTATGGTGCCATGAGCAGCCTGGGCAGTGCGCTGATGGCTGAAATGCTGCGGCGCCAGCATGAAGTGATCGCGATTCTCGATGACCTCAATGCGCTGACACCCCGTCCGGGGCTGCGTACCAAGACTGGCGACCTGTTCGACGCTCAACGGGTCAAGCAGAGTGTGGCTGGCAGTTCCGTGGTCATCTGCTTACTGGACGCTCCAGGCTTACCGTTCAACAGCGAACACGTAGAAAAAACCATCGTACCGGGCCCGGTCGAGCAGGTGCTGGCAGTGGATGCGCTGATCGATGGCATGCAGGCAGCAAACATCGCCCGATTGTTTCTGGTAGGTGATTTCGACGTGCTGGACGATCCTGAAACCGAGGACAGCTTGCAACGTCACGCTGCCGAGGAAATCCGCGAGGCACTGCAAAGCAGTCCTTTGAAGTGGACGCTGGTTAATGAACCGCGCGGGGTACCGGGGCTGACCATCGAACATTTTGCCCAGATCGGTGGCAATCTCGAGCCGGGGTTGGCCGAACCGCTCGTACGACTGGCCCGCACCGCCGTGGGCATTGCCGATGAATTGCACTTGAACCTGCACATCCGAGAGCACGTCAACTTCATCGCCACCGACAGCTAA
- a CDS encoding DOPA 4,5-dioxygenase family protein, producing MQQITGYHAHVYFDASTIGQARALCEQAAQLFPLKMGRVHERPVGPHPDWSCQLAFEPQVLGDVLPWLALNRKGLVVFLHPDTGDDLLDHTEHAIWMGAIRPLDLTVF from the coding sequence ATGCAGCAGATCACGGGTTACCACGCCCACGTTTATTTCGATGCCAGCACAATCGGGCAGGCGCGGGCCTTGTGTGAACAGGCAGCGCAGTTGTTTCCACTGAAAATGGGCCGTGTGCATGAGCGCCCGGTCGGTCCGCACCCGGACTGGAGCTGCCAGTTGGCGTTCGAGCCGCAGGTGCTGGGCGACGTGCTGCCGTGGCTGGCGCTGAACCGCAAGGGTCTGGTGGTGTTTCTGCACCCGGACACCGGAGACGATCTGCTCGACCACACCGAGCACGCGATCTGGATGGGCGCTATTCGTCCGCTGGACCTGACTGTTTTTTGA
- a CDS encoding GFA family protein produces MGELHTGGCHCGQLRYQFSGPLHDIAHCHCSICRRVSGGIVTTWITVPASAFQWLAGIPSRYDSSSTCARYFCGHCGAQLALVTQLSPESIDLTIATLDHPERAPAERHIWTDSRLPWLHLDEHLPGEAEEIL; encoded by the coding sequence ATGGGCGAACTTCACACTGGCGGCTGCCACTGCGGGCAACTGCGCTATCAATTCAGCGGGCCGCTGCACGATATTGCCCACTGCCATTGCTCGATTTGCCGGCGGGTCAGCGGCGGCATCGTGACCACCTGGATCACCGTACCGGCATCGGCCTTTCAATGGCTCGCCGGAATACCCTCGCGGTACGATTCTTCATCGACCTGCGCGCGATATTTCTGCGGCCACTGTGGGGCGCAACTGGCGCTGGTGACGCAATTGAGCCCGGAAAGCATCGACCTGACCATCGCCACCCTCGACCATCCCGAGCGAGCACCGGCCGAGCGGCACATCTGGACCGACAGCCGCTTGCCATGGCTGCACCTGGACGAACATTTGCCGGGCGAGGCCGAAGAAATACTCTGA
- a CDS encoding CitMHS family transporter, giving the protein MLTFLGFAMVITFMFLIMTKRLSALIALILIPIIFALFGGFGPKIGPMMLEGITKLAPTGVMLMFAILYFALMIDSGLFDPAVRKILKLVKGDPLKVSVGTAVLALVVSLDGDGATTYMICVAAMLPLYSRIGMSPRIMAGLIILAGGVMNMTPWGGPTARAASALHVDPSDIFVPMIPAMLAGVVAILVIAYFYGKRERARLGELHLVGEEIDHSEISVSQFPDARRPKLIWFNGALTLALMCTLIAGLLPLPVLFMVAFSIAMIVNYPCLQQQKDRVAAHAGSVLAVVGLIFAAGIFTGILTGTGMVDAMSKSLLAVIPDFLGPYLAVITALVSMPFTFFMSNDAFYYGVLPVLAEAASHYGITAVEMARASIVGQPVHLLSPLVPSTYLLVALAGIDFGDHQRFTLKWAVLVCICILIAALLLGTFPVFSTL; this is encoded by the coding sequence ATGCTGACTTTCCTTGGCTTCGCCATGGTCATCACGTTCATGTTCCTGATCATGACCAAGCGCCTGTCTGCGCTGATCGCGCTGATCCTCATTCCAATCATCTTCGCCCTGTTCGGCGGCTTCGGCCCGAAAATCGGCCCGATGATGCTCGAAGGCATCACCAAGCTTGCGCCAACCGGCGTGATGCTGATGTTCGCTATCTTGTACTTCGCCCTGATGATCGACTCCGGCCTGTTCGACCCGGCCGTGCGCAAGATCCTCAAACTGGTCAAGGGCGACCCGCTGAAAGTTTCGGTCGGCACCGCCGTTCTGGCGCTCGTTGTCTCCCTCGATGGTGACGGCGCGACCACTTACATGATCTGCGTGGCCGCCATGCTGCCGCTCTACAGCCGTATCGGCATGAGCCCGCGGATCATGGCCGGCCTGATCATCCTTGCCGGTGGCGTGATGAACATGACCCCGTGGGGTGGCCCGACCGCTCGCGCAGCCAGTGCGTTGCATGTGGACCCGTCCGACATCTTCGTACCGATGATTCCCGCGATGCTGGCCGGCGTGGTGGCGATCCTGGTCATTGCCTATTTCTACGGCAAGCGTGAACGTGCACGCCTGGGTGAACTGCACCTGGTGGGCGAGGAAATCGACCACAGTGAAATCAGCGTTTCGCAGTTCCCGGATGCCCGTCGTCCGAAGCTGATCTGGTTCAACGGCGCCCTGACCCTGGCCTTGATGTGCACCCTGATCGCCGGCCTGCTGCCGTTGCCAGTACTGTTCATGGTGGCGTTCAGTATCGCCATGATCGTCAACTATCCTTGCCTGCAACAGCAGAAGGATCGTGTCGCGGCTCACGCCGGTAGCGTGCTGGCGGTGGTCGGGTTGATCTTTGCGGCCGGTATCTTCACCGGTATCCTGACCGGCACCGGGATGGTCGATGCCATGTCGAAAAGCCTGTTGGCGGTGATTCCGGATTTCCTCGGCCCGTACCTGGCTGTGATCACGGCACTGGTAAGCATGCCGTTCACTTTCTTCATGTCGAACGATGCATTTTATTACGGCGTGTTACCGGTACTTGCCGAAGCCGCCAGCCATTACGGTATAACCGCGGTGGAAATGGCACGTGCCTCGATCGTCGGTCAGCCCGTCCACCTGTTGAGCCCGCTGGTTCCATCGACTTACCTGTTGGTGGCCCTGGCCGGCATCGATTTCGGTGACCACCAGCGCTTCACTCTCAAGTGGGCAGTGCTGGTTTGTATCTGCATACTGATTGCTGCACTGCTGTTGGGGACTTTCCCGGTGTTCAGCACTCTATAA
- a CDS encoding TerC family protein gives MEWLTNPEIWVAFFTLTALEIVLGIDNIIMISILVSRMPKHMQARTRIFGLALAMITRILLLLSITWVMRLTTDLFEVFGQGISGRDLILFFGGLFLLWKSSQEMYHALEGEDESHDEPSGKGGNFLYTIIQIAIIDIVFSLDSVITAVGMVSQVPVMVAAIIVAVLVMMWASGTISEFIDKHPSLKMLALSFLLLVGTVLIAESLDVHVPKGYVYFAMAFSLAVEAINIKMRTAIAKKRKQQDPVKLRKDIPGQ, from the coding sequence ATGGAATGGCTGACCAACCCTGAAATCTGGGTTGCCTTCTTCACCCTGACCGCCCTGGAAATCGTCCTGGGTATCGATAACATCATCATGATTTCGATCCTGGTCAGCCGCATGCCCAAACACATGCAGGCGCGCACCCGGATTTTCGGTCTGGCGCTGGCCATGATCACGCGAATCCTGCTTCTGCTGTCGATCACCTGGGTCATGCGCCTGACGACGGACCTGTTCGAAGTGTTCGGCCAGGGTATTTCCGGACGCGACCTGATCCTGTTCTTCGGTGGTCTGTTCCTGCTGTGGAAAAGCTCGCAAGAGATGTACCACGCACTGGAAGGTGAAGACGAAAGCCACGACGAGCCTTCGGGCAAGGGCGGCAACTTCCTCTACACCATCATCCAGATCGCGATCATTGACATCGTGTTCTCCCTGGACTCGGTAATCACTGCGGTCGGCATGGTGTCCCAGGTACCGGTCATGGTCGCGGCAATCATCGTGGCCGTGCTGGTGATGATGTGGGCATCGGGCACCATCAGTGAGTTCATCGACAAGCACCCATCGCTGAAGATGCTGGCGTTGTCGTTCCTGCTATTGGTCGGTACCGTGCTGATTGCCGAATCCCTGGACGTGCACGTGCCAAAAGGCTACGTCTACTTTGCCATGGCGTTCTCGCTGGCTGTGGAAGCGATCAACATCAAGATGCGCACCGCCATTGCGAAAAAGAGGAAACAGCAGGATCCGGTAAAGCTGCGCAAGGACATTCCGGGCCAGTAA
- a CDS encoding Na/Pi cotransporter family protein: MLTLLNLLSAVALLIWGTHIVRTGILRVYGTNLRHVIGHNMSKRWLAFASGIAVTAMVQSSNATAMLVTSFVGQGLMTLTPALATMLGADVGTALMARVLTFDLSWLSPLLIFVGVIFFLSRKQTRLGQMGRVAIGLGLIILALQLIVEAAHPITQAKGVKVIFASLTGDILLDALVGALFAMISYSSLAAVLLTATLAGANVISLPVAIGLVIGANIGSGVLAFLSTSMQNAAGRQVALGSLLYKLIGLLLIIPVLDPLVHWLDGLDFSPQEMVIGFHLLYNTVRCLILLPSLEPMARFCAWVLPERQQANGTAKPRHLDPTALVTPGLALANAARETLRMGDLIDNMLEAMLDVLRGKQTAVTQEIRRLTDDVEALYSAIKLYLAQMPREDLSDQDSRRWAEIIELAINLKLASDLIERMLRKIQQQKTSQRRSFSEVGLDELTGLHAQLISSLRLGMSVFLSGDPESARQLVREKRRFRAQERRLAHAHVSRLQRKIVQSIETSSLHLELIADMKRLNSLFCSSAYVVLETSDTGALVVDDLSDITHSP; this comes from the coding sequence ATGCTCACCCTGCTCAATTTACTTTCTGCCGTGGCCCTGCTGATCTGGGGCACGCACATCGTCCGAACCGGCATCCTGCGGGTCTACGGCACCAATCTGCGCCATGTCATTGGCCACAACATGTCCAAACGCTGGCTGGCTTTCGCCTCCGGGATCGCCGTGACAGCGATGGTCCAGAGCAGCAACGCCACCGCCATGCTCGTCACCTCCTTTGTCGGCCAGGGCCTGATGACGCTGACCCCGGCGCTGGCCACCATGCTTGGCGCGGACGTCGGTACGGCGCTGATGGCGCGGGTGCTGACGTTCGATCTGTCGTGGCTGTCGCCGTTGCTGATTTTTGTCGGGGTGATTTTCTTTCTGTCGCGCAAGCAGACCCGACTCGGGCAGATGGGTCGTGTCGCCATTGGCTTGGGGCTGATCATTCTGGCGCTGCAACTGATTGTCGAAGCGGCGCATCCGATTACCCAGGCCAAAGGGGTGAAGGTGATTTTCGCCTCGCTCACCGGCGACATCCTGCTCGACGCCCTGGTCGGTGCGCTGTTCGCGATGATTTCTTACTCCAGCCTGGCCGCTGTGCTGCTGACCGCGACACTGGCGGGTGCCAACGTGATCAGTCTGCCGGTGGCCATCGGGCTGGTGATCGGCGCCAATATCGGCAGCGGTGTACTCGCCTTCCTCAGCACCAGCATGCAGAACGCCGCCGGGCGCCAAGTGGCGCTTGGCAGCCTGCTGTACAAACTGATTGGTCTTTTATTGATCATTCCGGTGCTCGATCCGCTGGTGCACTGGCTCGATGGTCTGGATTTCAGCCCTCAGGAAATGGTCATTGGTTTTCATCTGCTCTACAACACCGTGCGCTGCCTGATCCTGCTGCCCAGCCTCGAACCGATGGCCAGGTTTTGTGCCTGGGTGCTGCCGGAGCGCCAGCAGGCCAATGGCACGGCCAAGCCCCGGCATCTTGACCCCACGGCATTGGTCACGCCCGGTTTGGCGCTGGCCAACGCAGCCCGGGAAACCCTGCGCATGGGCGACCTGATCGACAACATGCTCGAAGCCATGCTCGACGTGTTGCGCGGCAAACAGACCGCCGTCACCCAGGAAATCCGCCGCCTGACCGACGATGTGGAAGCGCTCTACAGTGCGATCAAGTTGTATCTGGCGCAAATGCCCCGGGAAGATCTCAGCGATCAGGACAGCCGGCGCTGGGCGGAAATCATCGAACTGGCGATCAACCTGAAACTCGCCAGCGACTTGATCGAACGCATGCTGCGCAAGATTCAGCAGCAGAAAACCTCGCAGCGCCGGTCGTTTTCCGAAGTCGGGCTGGACGAATTGACCGGGCTGCATGCGCAGTTGATTTCCAGCCTGCGGCTCGGGATGTCTGTGTTTCTCAGTGGAGACCCGGAAAGTGCCCGCCAGCTGGTGCGTGAAAAACGTCGTTTCCGCGCACAGGAACGGCGTCTGGCCCATGCTCATGTCAGCCGCTTGCAACGTAAAATCGTGCAAAGTATCGAAACCAGTTCGTTGCACCTGGAGCTGATCGCCGACATGAAGCGTCTCAATTCGCTGTTTTGCAGCAGTGCCTACGTGGTGTTGGAAACATCGGACACCGGTGCGCTGGTGGTCGACGATTTGAGCGACATCACACATTCACCCTGA
- a CDS encoding insulinase family protein, which translates to MRCLLFACLLLGSFPSFALDRFQVEGYTLRNGLQLLLKPGTDRGHVAIRLVVGVGLDDFKCEEKELPHLLEHLLFSGIDASGEGGLEERMQALGGEWNAFTSNADTTFVIEAPAKNQRKVLDLLLALLIQTRFDDNAINAAKQVVEREDGGHYSHLQRWLDRQDLGHTASKQLAVELGLKCPERAQVDDLTREQLEQVRKDWYAPNNMTLIVVGDLDKLLPAYLERAYGALEAITPGEHPPLPQIQTSAAHERTLTHGLVGNGAKLHWLVPEPVLEDQHDETFDLLKDYLDWALYRQLRLAHGLSYGPWAEREVFGGVGFMSLNADLERDDVAEAEQVLEDLKAALLKDGLNADTFNRLKQAAIARQAWAVQGNSALADYYWSAIGNYEDGHFANPARELQEVTQEEANKAVRELLLQPGYLRIEKPLFSYDQLMWLVVGGVGLIVLMLVGWRLHRKK; encoded by the coding sequence ATGCGTTGTCTGTTGTTCGCCTGCCTGTTGCTTGGTTCATTCCCGTCATTCGCCCTGGATCGTTTCCAGGTCGAGGGCTATACCCTGCGCAACGGTTTGCAGTTGCTGCTCAAACCCGGCACTGACCGCGGGCATGTGGCGATCCGGCTGGTGGTCGGCGTTGGCCTGGACGATTTCAAGTGCGAAGAAAAGGAGCTGCCGCATCTGCTGGAACACCTGTTGTTCAGCGGTATCGACGCCAGCGGCGAAGGCGGGCTGGAAGAACGCATGCAGGCTCTGGGCGGCGAGTGGAACGCGTTCACCAGCAATGCCGATACGACCTTCGTCATCGAAGCCCCGGCGAAAAACCAGCGCAAGGTGCTCGACCTGTTGCTGGCGCTGCTGATCCAGACCCGCTTCGATGACAACGCCATAAACGCCGCCAAGCAAGTGGTCGAGCGAGAAGACGGCGGCCACTATTCGCACCTGCAGCGCTGGCTCGATCGTCAGGACCTGGGCCACACGGCCAGCAAACAACTGGCCGTGGAGCTGGGCCTCAAATGCCCGGAGCGTGCGCAAGTCGATGACCTGACCCGTGAACAACTGGAGCAGGTGCGCAAGGACTGGTACGCGCCGAACAACATGACCCTGATCGTGGTCGGCGATCTCGACAAGTTGCTGCCGGCTTATCTGGAGCGGGCGTATGGCGCGCTGGAAGCGATTACGCCTGGCGAGCATCCGCCGCTGCCGCAAATCCAGACCAGCGCCGCCCATGAGCGCACCTTGACCCACGGTCTGGTCGGCAACGGCGCCAAGTTGCACTGGCTGGTGCCGGAGCCGGTACTGGAGGACCAGCACGACGAAACCTTCGATTTGCTCAAGGACTATCTGGATTGGGCGCTCTATCGCCAGTTACGCCTGGCTCACGGTTTGTCCTACGGTCCGTGGGCGGAACGCGAGGTATTCGGCGGCGTGGGTTTCATGAGCCTCAACGCCGACCTTGAGCGCGACGACGTGGCCGAGGCCGAACAAGTACTCGAGGACCTGAAGGCCGCACTGCTCAAGGACGGCCTCAATGCCGACACCTTCAACCGCCTCAAGCAGGCTGCGATTGCCCGCCAGGCCTGGGCCGTACAAGGCAACAGTGCGTTGGCCGACTACTACTGGAGCGCCATCGGCAACTACGAAGATGGCCACTTCGCCAACCCGGCCCGGGAGCTGCAAGAAGTGACCCAGGAAGAAGCGAACAAGGCCGTGCGTGAATTGCTCCTGCAACCGGGGTATTTGCGGATCGAGAAGCCGTTGTTCAGTTATGACCAGTTGATGTGGCTGGTGGTCGGTGGGGTGGGCTTGATCGTATTGATGCTGGTGGGCTGGCGTTTGCATCGCAAGAAGTAA
- a CDS encoding DUF5924 family protein, producing MQNLPLFLQRILELMKRYPGVIALCGFISGVGSFILVDRQQGLASWITTIMLISWIWLMLENSLTKLFTRIFKREIPEPLLRYATQMIHQESLFFVLPFFFITTTWNSGQLFFTGLLGVAALISIIDPLYYKWLAPRRWAFLALHTLTLFAALLTALPVIMHLTTAQSFKWALGISVLLSFPSLASIFPIRTLRNALAILSITLGIGAVGWALRSWVPPATLWMTDVAISTQMQDRTPGVSLDEVSAEQIRSGGLYAYTAINAPRGLDERIYHVWKFNGKEVDRIPLDIRGGRKEGYRAWTHKQNFPGNPAGKWQVRVLTEDGQVIGVLRFKVTDSTAIKEK from the coding sequence ATGCAAAACCTGCCCCTTTTCCTACAGCGCATCCTCGAATTGATGAAGCGCTACCCTGGGGTCATTGCGCTCTGTGGTTTCATCTCCGGGGTGGGCAGTTTCATTCTGGTCGATCGCCAGCAAGGCCTGGCGAGCTGGATCACCACCATCATGCTGATCAGCTGGATCTGGCTGATGCTGGAAAACAGCCTGACCAAGCTGTTCACGCGCATTTTCAAGCGCGAAATACCGGAACCCTTGCTGCGTTACGCGACGCAGATGATCCATCAGGAAAGCCTGTTCTTTGTCCTGCCGTTCTTCTTCATCACCACGACGTGGAACAGCGGCCAGTTGTTTTTCACCGGGCTGCTGGGCGTCGCGGCGCTGATATCGATCATCGACCCGCTCTACTACAAGTGGCTGGCTCCACGGCGCTGGGCGTTTCTGGCCCTGCACACCCTGACCCTGTTCGCCGCGCTGCTCACCGCCTTGCCGGTGATCATGCACCTGACCACCGCGCAAAGTTTCAAATGGGCACTGGGTATCTCGGTGCTGCTGTCGTTCCCGAGCCTGGCATCGATCTTCCCGATTCGTACCCTGCGCAATGCACTGGCGATCTTGAGTATCACCCTGGGCATCGGCGCCGTTGGTTGGGCGCTGCGCTCGTGGGTGCCGCCGGCGACGCTGTGGATGACTGACGTGGCCATCAGCACGCAGATGCAGGACCGCACGCCTGGCGTCAGCCTCGACGAAGTCAGCGCCGAGCAGATTCGCAGTGGCGGGCTCTATGCGTACACCGCGATCAACGCCCCGCGTGGCCTGGACGAGCGGATTTATCACGTCTGGAAATTCAACGGTAAAGAGGTCGACCGCATCCCCCTGGATATTCGTGGCGGGCGCAAGGAAGGTTACCGGGCCTGGACCCACAAGCAGAACTTCCCGGGCAACCCGGCCGGCAAATGGCAGGTTCGGGTGCTGACCGAAGATGGCCAGGTCATCGGCGTGCTGCGCTTCAAAGTCACGGACAGCACAGCGATCAAAGAAAAGTAG
- a CDS encoding ABC transporter permease, producing the protein MISSTMAGNARLDTSITPARLRVTGDWTLAHYADLKLLSEKLHGQYDANTPIDLNGLGALDTAGASLLVELLGSERLGRSAEHPDCTLSAADRALLQTVYCSLTDFCVPIKEPEVSVSIQLLTRIGRAVDAVWQDTLQLLGFVGLIIETIARGLFRPKRWRVTPMIAHIEQTGLDAAPIVALLTFLVGAVVAFLGSTVLATFGATVFTVDLVGFAFLREFGVLLTAILMAGRTASAFTAQIGSMKANEEIDAIRTLGLDPVELLVVPRVLALLIALPMLTFLAMLSGIIGGAVVCAVALDISPAMFLSLLQTDIGVQHFLVGIVKAPVFAFLIAAIGCLEGFKVSGSAESVGAHTTSSVVQSIFVVIVMDAIAAMFFMEMGW; encoded by the coding sequence ATGATCAGCAGCACAATGGCCGGCAATGCCCGATTGGACACGTCGATTACCCCTGCGCGGTTGCGGGTGACGGGCGACTGGACGCTTGCCCATTACGCTGACCTCAAGCTGTTGAGCGAAAAACTCCACGGCCAGTACGACGCCAACACCCCCATCGACCTCAATGGTCTCGGTGCCCTCGACACCGCCGGCGCCTCGCTGTTGGTCGAGCTGCTCGGCTCCGAGCGCCTCGGCCGCTCCGCCGAACATCCTGATTGCACACTCTCCGCTGCCGACCGCGCGTTGCTGCAAACCGTCTACTGCTCGTTGACCGATTTCTGCGTACCGATCAAGGAACCGGAAGTCAGCGTTTCCATTCAGTTGCTGACCCGCATTGGCCGCGCGGTGGACGCCGTCTGGCAGGACACCCTGCAACTACTGGGTTTCGTCGGCCTGATCATCGAAACCATCGCCCGTGGCCTGTTCCGTCCCAAGCGCTGGCGCGTCACGCCGATGATCGCCCACATCGAACAGACCGGTCTCGACGCCGCCCCCATCGTTGCATTGCTGACTTTTCTGGTGGGCGCCGTCGTGGCGTTCCTGGGGTCGACGGTGCTGGCCACTTTCGGCGCCACCGTCTTCACCGTGGACCTGGTGGGGTTTGCCTTCCTGCGTGAATTCGGTGTGTTGTTGACCGCGATCCTGATGGCCGGGCGTACCGCCAGTGCGTTCACGGCGCAAATCGGTTCGATGAAGGCCAACGAGGAAATCGACGCCATCCGCACCCTGGGCCTCGATCCCGTGGAGTTGCTGGTGGTGCCGCGGGTCCTGGCGTTGCTGATCGCCCTGCCGATGCTGACCTTTCTGGCGATGCTGTCGGGGATCATCGGTGGTGCCGTGGTCTGCGCGGTGGCGCTGGATATCTCGCCGGCGATGTTCCTGTCGCTGCTGCAAACGGACATCGGCGTTCAGCACTTCCTGGTGGGGATCGTCAAAGCGCCGGTGTTCGCCTTCCTCATCGCCGCCATCGGTTGTCTTGAAGGCTTCAAAGTCAGTGGCAGCGCTGAGTCTGTGGGCGCGCACACCACGTCGAGTGTGGTGCAGTCGATTTTCGTGGTGATCGTGATGGATGCGATCGCCGCGATGTTTTTCATGGAGATGGGTTGGTGA
- a CDS encoding ATP-binding cassette domain-containing protein, translated as MSRVPRAPSEAVIEVRGLCNRFGSQSVHENLDLDLYKGEILAVVGGSGSGKSVLLRSIVGLRQPSEGVVKVFGKNLPTLSEHERSLVERRFGVLFQKGALFSSLTVTENVALPLIEHAGLSRNDAEHLAAVKMALAGLPLSAAEKYPSSLSGGMIKRAALARALALDPDILFLDEPTAGLDPIGAAAFDQLILTLRDALGLSVFLVTHDLDTLYTITDRVAVLAQKKVLVADAIDKVSETNDAWIHEYFHGPRGRAALTAAQQLNEV; from the coding sequence GTGAGTCGTGTACCCCGAGCGCCCTCCGAGGCGGTGATTGAAGTCCGTGGGCTGTGCAACCGCTTTGGAAGCCAGAGCGTGCACGAGAACCTCGACCTGGACTTGTACAAGGGCGAGATCCTCGCCGTAGTCGGCGGCTCCGGCAGCGGCAAGTCGGTGCTGCTGCGCAGTATTGTCGGGTTGCGCCAGCCCAGTGAAGGCGTGGTGAAAGTCTTCGGGAAAAACCTGCCGACCTTGTCCGAACACGAGCGTTCGCTGGTGGAGCGGCGATTCGGCGTGCTGTTCCAGAAAGGCGCGCTGTTCTCTTCACTGACGGTAACCGAGAACGTCGCCTTGCCGCTGATCGAACACGCGGGCTTGAGCCGCAACGACGCCGAGCACCTGGCGGCGGTGAAAATGGCCCTGGCCGGGTTGCCGCTGTCGGCGGCAGAGAAGTACCCCTCGTCGCTGTCCGGCGGCATGATCAAGCGTGCCGCGCTGGCCCGGGCGTTGGCGCTGGACCCGGACATCCTGTTTCTCGACGAGCCCACCGCCGGTCTCGACCCGATCGGCGCCGCCGCGTTCGACCAATTGATCCTGACTCTGCGCGATGCTTTGGGCCTAAGTGTCTTTCTGGTGACCCACGACCTCGACACGCTCTACACCATCACCGACCGGGTGGCGGTGCTGGCGCAGAAAAAAGTGCTGGTGGCGGACGCCATCGACAAGGTCTCGGAAACCAACGATGCGTGGATTCACGAATACTTCCATGGCCCCCGCGGCCGCGCGGCATTGACAGCCGCCCAACAGCTCAACGAGGTCTGA
- a CDS encoding MlaD family protein, translating to METRAHHVLIGLFTVIVVTAALLFGLWLAKSSVDTEFKDYEVVFNEAVSGLSKGSSVQYSGIKVGDVILLRLDPKDPRRVLARIRLAGDTPVKEDTQAKLALTGVTGTSIIQLSGGTPQSPTLKGKDGNLPTIVASPSPIARLLNDSENLMAGVTTLMHNVNLMFSTENIERISNTLEHLEQTTGTIAEQRGDIRQAMHQLASVGKQANTMLEQTTALMRNANGLLNEHGKEALGSAEQAMKSLQESSATLNKLITANQDSLNSGMQGLNGLGPAVREMRETLSSLRTITTRLEANPSGYLLGSEKTKEFTP from the coding sequence ATGGAAACCCGAGCCCATCATGTATTGATCGGCCTGTTCACCGTGATTGTGGTGACGGCCGCTCTGTTGTTCGGCCTGTGGCTGGCCAAGTCCAGTGTCGACACCGAGTTCAAGGACTACGAAGTCGTGTTCAACGAGGCGGTCAGCGGTTTGTCCAAGGGCAGTTCGGTGCAGTACAGCGGGATCAAGGTCGGCGACGTGATCTTGCTGCGGCTGGACCCGAAAGACCCGCGTCGGGTGCTGGCGCGAATTCGCCTGGCCGGCGATACCCCGGTCAAGGAAGACACCCAGGCCAAACTGGCCCTGACCGGCGTCACCGGGACCTCGATCATCCAGCTCAGCGGCGGCACGCCACAGAGCCCGACGCTCAAGGGCAAGGACGGCAACCTGCCGACCATCGTCGCCTCGCCCTCGCCCATCGCCCGCCTGCTCAATGACAGCGAAAACCTGATGGCCGGGGTGACCACGCTGATGCATAACGTCAACCTGATGTTCTCCACGGAAAACATCGAGCGCATCAGCAACACCCTGGAGCATCTGGAGCAAACCACCGGGACCATTGCCGAGCAGCGCGGCGATATCCGTCAGGCCATGCATCAGCTGGCCTCGGTGGGCAAGCAGGCCAACACCATGCTGGAGCAGACCACGGCGCTGATGCGCAATGCCAACGGGCTGCTCAACGAGCATGGCAAGGAGGCGCTGGGCAGCGCCGAGCAGGCGATGAAGTCGCTGCAGGAGAGCAGCGCCACCCTCAACAAATTGATCACCGCCAATCAGGATTCGCTCAACAGCGGCATGCAAGGTCTCAATGGCCTGGGCCCGGCCGTGCGTGAGATGCGCGAAACCCTGAGTTCGTTGCGCACCATTACCACACGCCTGGAAGCCAACCCCAGCGGTTACCTGCTGGGTAGTGAAAAGACCAAGGAATTCACGCCATGA